The following are encoded in a window of Desulfobacteraceae bacterium genomic DNA:
- a CDS encoding PaaI family thioesterase, whose product MLTPNPAYTRELMYIVNTSPYPRHMAMRLAAIAIDSAEIVLDAGPCHLQPFGIIHGGVLATLVDTATFWAAFMRIPEGAGLVNIDLKLNYLKPVVSGRLSALGCAIRSGKTISYAEARVLGGDGGLLAHGTSTLMTLPGKGLKISAPKFLEEAASQSPDGFEKTPKLRRANLQE is encoded by the coding sequence CCAGCCCATACCCGCGCCACATGGCCATGCGGTTGGCGGCCATTGCCATCGACAGCGCCGAGATCGTGCTGGACGCCGGCCCGTGCCACCTGCAACCCTTCGGCATCATTCACGGCGGTGTGCTGGCCACCCTGGTCGACACCGCCACTTTCTGGGCCGCCTTCATGCGCATCCCTGAAGGTGCGGGGTTGGTCAACATCGACCTGAAGCTCAACTACCTGAAGCCGGTGGTCAGCGGCCGGCTGAGCGCCCTTGGCTGCGCCATCCGCTCCGGGAAAACCATCAGCTACGCAGAAGCCCGGGTTCTGGGCGGCGACGGGGGGCTGCTGGCCCACGGCACCTCCACCTTGATGACCTTGCCGGGTAAAGGGCTTAAAATTTCGGCACCCAAATTTCTGGAGGAAGCGGCAAGTCAAAGTCCGGACGGTTTCGAAAAAACCCCCAAGTTACGGCGCGCAAATCTCCAAGAGTGA